In Streptomyces sp. NBC_00448, the following are encoded in one genomic region:
- a CDS encoding Asp23/Gls24 family envelope stress response protein: MTTAESTAKTTPGRKKDTAGKTTIANTVVATIAGIATREVEGVHAMGGGAARAVGAVRDRVSRSDDHTRGVKVEVGEEQAALDIDVVVDYGTHIAETASDIRGSVTSAVELMTGLEVVEININVRDVHVPGEDSDTDEDEGRVR, translated from the coding sequence ATGACAACCGCGGAGAGCACTGCGAAGACAACACCCGGGCGCAAGAAGGACACCGCCGGGAAGACGACGATCGCCAACACGGTGGTGGCCACCATCGCCGGGATCGCCACCCGGGAGGTCGAAGGGGTCCACGCGATGGGCGGCGGCGCCGCTCGTGCCGTGGGGGCGGTCCGCGACCGCGTCTCCCGCTCCGACGACCACACCCGCGGGGTGAAGGTCGAGGTCGGCGAGGAGCAGGCGGCCCTCGACATCGACGTGGTCGTCGACTACGGCACGCACATCGCCGAGACCGCCTCCGACATCCGGGGCAGCGTCACCAGCGCGGTGGAGCTGATGACCGGACTCGAGGTCGTCGAGATCAACATCAACGTCCGCGACGTCCACGTCCCCGGCGAGGACTCCGACACCGACGAGGACGAGGGCCGCGTCCGCTGA
- the glnA gene encoding type I glutamate--ammonia ligase, translating to MDKQQEFVLRTLEERDIRFVRLWFTDVLGYLKSVAVAPAELEQAFDEGMGFDGSAIEGFARVYESDMIAKPDPSTFQILPWRAEAPGTARMFCDILMPDGSPSYADPRYVLKRALAKTSDLGFTFYTHPEIEFFLLKERPLDGSRPTPADNSGYFDHTPQNVGMDFRRQAITMLESMGISVEFSHHEGAPGQQEIDLRYADALSTADNVMTFRLVMKQVALEQGVHATFMPKPFSEYPGSGMHTHLSLFEGDRNAFYESGAEFQLSKVGRSFIAGLLRHAAETAAVTNQWVNSYKRIWGGSQRTAGAGGEAPSYICWGHNNRSALIRVPMYKPGKTGSTRVEVRSLDSGANPYLSYAVLLAAGMKGIQEGYELPAGADDDVWALTDSERRALGIEPLPQNLGEAIDLMQRSELVAETLGEHVFDFFLRNKKQEWEEYRSEVTAFELRKNLPNL from the coding sequence ATGGACAAGCAGCAGGAGTTCGTTCTCCGCACCCTGGAGGAGCGGGACATCCGCTTCGTACGGCTGTGGTTCACCGACGTGCTCGGCTACCTGAAGTCGGTCGCCGTCGCCCCCGCCGAGCTGGAGCAGGCGTTCGACGAGGGCATGGGCTTCGACGGCTCCGCGATCGAGGGCTTCGCCCGGGTGTACGAGTCCGACATGATCGCCAAGCCGGACCCGAGCACCTTCCAGATCCTGCCCTGGCGTGCGGAGGCGCCCGGCACCGCCCGGATGTTCTGCGACATCCTGATGCCCGACGGCTCCCCGTCCTACGCCGACCCGCGCTACGTCCTCAAGCGCGCCCTGGCCAAGACCTCCGACCTCGGCTTCACCTTCTACACGCACCCCGAGATCGAGTTCTTCCTGCTCAAGGAGCGCCCGCTGGACGGCAGCCGGCCGACCCCCGCGGACAACTCCGGTTACTTCGACCACACCCCGCAGAACGTCGGCATGGACTTCCGCCGCCAGGCGATCACCATGCTGGAGTCGATGGGCATCTCGGTCGAGTTCTCCCACCACGAAGGCGCCCCCGGCCAGCAGGAGATCGACCTGCGCTACGCCGACGCGCTGTCCACCGCCGACAACGTGATGACGTTCCGGCTGGTGATGAAGCAGGTGGCCCTGGAGCAGGGCGTGCACGCCACCTTCATGCCCAAGCCGTTCTCGGAGTACCCCGGCTCCGGCATGCACACCCACCTCTCGCTCTTCGAGGGCGACCGCAACGCGTTCTACGAGTCCGGCGCGGAGTTCCAGCTCTCCAAGGTCGGCCGGTCCTTCATCGCGGGCCTGCTCCGGCACGCCGCCGAGACCGCCGCCGTCACCAACCAGTGGGTCAACTCCTACAAGCGGATCTGGGGTGGTTCCCAGCGCACCGCGGGCGCCGGCGGCGAGGCCCCCTCGTACATCTGCTGGGGCCACAACAACCGGTCCGCGCTCATCCGCGTGCCGATGTACAAGCCCGGGAAGACCGGCTCCACCCGCGTCGAGGTCCGCTCCCTCGACTCCGGCGCCAACCCCTACCTCTCCTACGCCGTCCTCCTCGCCGCCGGCATGAAGGGCATCCAGGAGGGCTACGAACTCCCGGCCGGCGCCGACGACGACGTCTGGGCCCTCACCGACTCCGAGCGCCGCGCCCTCGGCATCGAGCCCCTGCCCCAGAACCTCGGCGAGGCGATCGACCTCATGCAGCGCAGCGAACTCGTCGCCGAGACCCTCGGCGAGCACGTCTTCGACTTCTTCCTGCGCAACAAGAAGCAGGAGTGGGAGGAGTACCGCTCCGAGGTCACCGCGTTCGAGCTGCGCAAGAACCTGCCGAACCTGTAA
- a CDS encoding MlaD family protein — translation MLTRATVAKNIAFLIVAVLVIGFVGVRYADLGRYVGLRGYYTVDVQLPEAGGLFEHADVTYRGVSVGRVGPIRLTPDGVEAELRINNSAPHIPSRLSAVVASLSAVGEQYIDLQPRTSDGPYLHGGSTIAQASTKVPAPVTNLLTSVNDLAQSVPLDALRTDVDELGLAFSGQGDNLQSLLDTSSEFLTAADANLPVDTTLINDGRTVLRTQVDESDAIKNFATSANQLAAQLDDSDTDLRRLIAAAPGAATQVSALLRDVGPNLSVVLANLLTTSDIAVTRQNGIQEFLVKMPAVAAAGSSAVKDGKLDFGMAVTFFSPLPCTSGYGGTTYRNGLDTSPPATAFNTAARCTAPASSGTDVRGSAHAPGGGGVPTPAQPGSVLPTSTQSSTAAAPAATPAVGPALPGALALPALPAAGPTTMAGLLGLEDQR, via the coding sequence ATGCTGACCCGCGCCACCGTCGCCAAGAACATCGCCTTCCTGATCGTCGCGGTCCTCGTGATCGGTTTCGTCGGCGTCCGCTACGCCGACCTCGGCCGCTACGTGGGCTTGCGCGGCTACTACACCGTGGACGTGCAACTGCCCGAGGCGGGCGGCCTGTTCGAGCACGCCGACGTCACCTACCGGGGGGTCTCGGTCGGCCGGGTCGGCCCGATCCGGCTCACCCCCGACGGCGTCGAGGCGGAACTGCGGATCAACAACTCCGCCCCGCACATCCCCAGCCGGCTCTCCGCGGTCGTCGCGAGCCTGTCCGCGGTCGGCGAGCAGTACATCGACCTGCAACCCCGCACCAGCGACGGGCCCTACCTGCACGGCGGTTCGACCATCGCGCAGGCCAGCACCAAGGTGCCCGCGCCCGTCACCAACCTGCTCACCAGCGTCAACGACCTCGCCCAGTCCGTGCCGTTGGACGCCCTGCGCACCGACGTCGACGAACTCGGCCTGGCGTTCAGCGGCCAGGGCGACAACCTCCAGTCCCTGCTCGACACCAGCAGCGAGTTCCTGACCGCCGCCGACGCCAACCTCCCCGTCGACACCACGCTCATCAACGACGGGCGGACGGTGCTGCGCACCCAGGTCGACGAGTCGGACGCGATCAAGAACTTCGCCACCAGCGCCAACCAGCTCGCCGCGCAGCTCGACGACTCCGACACCGACCTGCGCCGCCTCATCGCGGCCGCGCCCGGCGCCGCGACCCAGGTCAGCGCGCTGCTGCGGGACGTCGGCCCCAACCTCAGCGTGGTGCTGGCCAACCTGCTGACCACTTCCGACATCGCGGTCACCCGGCAGAACGGCATCCAGGAGTTCCTGGTGAAGATGCCCGCCGTGGCCGCCGCGGGCTCCTCGGCGGTCAAGGACGGCAAGCTGGACTTCGGCATGGCCGTCACCTTCTTCTCACCGCTGCCGTGCACGTCGGGATACGGCGGCACCACCTACCGCAACGGCCTCGACACCAGCCCGCCGGCCACCGCGTTCAACACCGCGGCCCGCTGCACCGCGCCCGCCTCCTCCGGTACCGACGTCCGCGGCTCCGCGCACGCGCCCGGCGGCGGGGGAGTGCCGACCCCCGCGCAGCCGGGGTCGGTCCTGCCGACGTCCACGCAGTCGTCGACGGCCGCGGCTCCCGCGGCCACGCCCGCCGTGGGGCCGGCGCTGCCCGGCGCCCTCGCCCTGCCCGCGCTGCCCGCCGCCGGGCCCACCACCATGGCGGGCCTGCTCGGCCTGGAGGACCAACGATGA
- a CDS encoding MCE family protein, which yields MNARHAAAAALLTATALTLTGCSFTNVQSMPLPGGANLGSHPYTVRAQFADVLDLVPQASVRVNDVAVGRVTKIALAHGGWSAIVTMKLNGNVKLPSNAYAHLEQSSLLGEKYIQLADPPSTEPATGKLQAGDTIPTSHTNRNPEVEEVFGALSLVLNGGGIQQIHTISTQLNKALSGNEPAVRDMLTQVNTLVSDLDAHKKDITDALDGVNKLSATLATRDQKIGTVLTSLSPGLKVLEQQRGSLVTMLRSLDTLSGVATDTVNRSKDDIVADLKSLGPTLQRLADAGDDLPDSLQVLLTYPFTDEVLNGVKGDYLNVYLDLTAASGTQLIPELQAGDSDYPGLQSVDPSVRKKSAKPPTGLPLPLPSVTTPSSTTPSGATPSGTSSSATTSGGH from the coding sequence GTGAACGCCCGCCACGCGGCCGCCGCGGCCCTGCTCACCGCGACCGCCCTCACCCTCACCGGCTGCTCCTTCACCAACGTGCAGAGCATGCCGCTGCCCGGCGGCGCCAACCTCGGCAGCCACCCCTACACCGTCAGGGCCCAGTTCGCCGACGTCCTCGACCTGGTGCCGCAGGCGTCGGTACGGGTCAACGACGTCGCCGTCGGCCGGGTCACCAAGATCGCGCTGGCGCACGGCGGTTGGTCGGCCATCGTCACCATGAAGCTCAACGGCAACGTGAAACTCCCGTCGAACGCCTACGCGCACCTGGAGCAGTCCAGCCTGCTCGGCGAGAAGTACATCCAGCTCGCCGACCCGCCCAGCACCGAACCCGCCACCGGCAAGCTCCAAGCCGGCGACACCATCCCCACCTCGCACACCAACCGCAACCCCGAGGTGGAAGAGGTCTTCGGCGCGCTGTCCCTGGTGCTCAACGGCGGCGGCATCCAGCAGATCCACACCATCAGCACCCAGCTCAACAAGGCGCTCAGCGGCAACGAACCCGCGGTCCGCGACATGCTCACCCAGGTCAACACGCTCGTCTCCGACCTGGACGCCCACAAGAAGGACATCACCGACGCCCTCGACGGCGTCAACAAGCTCTCCGCGACCCTCGCCACCCGCGACCAGAAGATCGGCACCGTGCTCACCAGCCTCAGCCCGGGCCTGAAGGTGCTGGAGCAGCAGCGCGGCTCGCTGGTCACCATGCTCCGCTCGCTCGACACCCTCTCGGGCGTCGCCACCGACACGGTCAACCGGAGCAAGGACGACATCGTCGCCGACCTGAAGTCCCTCGGCCCCACCCTCCAGCGGCTCGCCGACGCCGGCGACGACCTGCCCGACTCCCTCCAGGTGCTGCTCACCTACCCGTTCACCGACGAGGTGCTCAACGGCGTCAAGGGCGACTACCTCAACGTCTACCTCGACCTCACCGCGGCCTCCGGTACCCAGCTCATCCCCGAACTCCAGGCCGGCGACAGCGACTACCCGGGCCTGCAGTCCGTGGACCCCTCGGTGCGGAAGAAGTCCGCGAAGCCCCCGACCGGTCTGCCGTTGCCGCTGCCCTCGGTCACGACGCCGTCGAGTACCACCCCTTCGGGCGCCACCCCCTCGGGCACATCCTCGTCGGCCACCACCTCAGGGGGCCACTGA